The DNA sequence CCTTTCCCTATATATTGACACAGTTATGCTACACAGACAAATAAATAGGCTCGCTGCAGTACAGAAAGTCCAAAATAAATGCTCAGGTGCAGCTTACTACACCCCCCCTGTAGAAAtggaggagcagggtggggtgggaaagtCAGGTCATTTCCTCCTTCACCCCCTGCCCAATACAGCGTCAGTTTGGAATCTGCCGCGTTCTGGCCAAGAGAGCCACCCCCATTGGGCAATACAGAGACACTCCTGCAGCACTGGCTGGGGCAAGAGAGAACAGCTCAACTCTTCCTCCACAACTCAGGCCAAGCATGTGTAGCAGCTGAGCCTAAGATGCTCCTCCACGACTGCTGAGTACACACTGCTCCAACCCACTCAGCGACAGAGGATTGGCCCAGCCAAGACAGCAGCTGGGATCCTCAGAGGGAAGTTCAACATGGAAAGAAGCCACCTGGGCTGGGAGATCATCGattctgccccctgctctgcctcaggtcGGTTCATCAGCTTATTTCAAACATCAGCCAGCCCCTGCTAGAACAGCCAGCCAGGCCCCAGGCCTTTCCTGGGAATGGGGCTTTGAGCCTCCCAATGGAAAGAAGAGACTCATTCAGACCTCGGGCAGACGCACGATCACAGCCCTTTGCCAACGGGTCTGAATGGTCCCCCCAGGCACAGCTCGGCTCCCCTGGTCTCTGCTCTGCAAATCAGCTGcagccaaacaaaataaaaccttaaCTCCCACAGATAAGGCTCCTCCCCCTGGCACTCAGAGTAGCAGGAGAGAGAGGCCCTCTCCCCACTTTGGCTGCAGCAGGGAATCAATCCTGAGTCTAGGCCCAACTAGTTGGCCTCTCAGGCGCAGGGGTGGCAGCCCTGGGTGCTCTGCCACCGTGGAGCCAGAACGTGCTGTGACTCCATTACAAGTAGGTGTCCTCGCTCTCGCAGGAGCTCAGGCTGTCCTTGGACTGGTGATGCGGGGATGCCCCAGGCTCAACGAAGGCCTGGGCTCCGTTTTCCTCAGGGATGGGGCCATTGGCCGGCCTGACTTTTCCTTGGTCTCGTTTCTTCTCCTTGTTCTTGCGGCCCTTGAGTGGGAGCACCTGGCCGGGGGGCAGGAGGATGGAGGGCGAAGGGTCCAGCGCCTTGCGGGAATGTGGCTCCGAGTCGCTGATGGCTTTGGCGCCGTGCAGGCGTGGGGGAGACCTGCACTGCAGCTCCCCGTGGCTCTCCTTCCACTTTTTCAGCTGGATCAAGTGCTCCCGCTCAATGTGCCGCTCTGTCACCGGCAGCTCTATGATCTGTGGGGACAGCACACGCTCGTCAAGCCCCTGCCCGGCCAACCAGCAGGTCAGGCCAGAACTGGGAGCTGCCAGCACAGCTGTCTCCCGAGGGAGCAATCACAGCCCCATGGGAAACCCAACAGAAACTCAGACCTTCCAGCTGGACTGTCAGCGACCCACGCTGTGCAGTTCAAGAGACTTGGTTGCTGTGATCGAACAGGCGATCAGTACATTAGCCTAAGAACATGTGACCTCTCTTGGGCCCTCTTGTCTCCTCCCTATTAGTTGTGGGGTTTCCCTTAAGGGACCAGCATAAGGCCactggaatgggggcgggggagagctcAGGAGGCCATGGGCCTCCCACATTTTACTGGCCATAATGGCAAGTGACGGGGAGTAGGGCAGCACGAGGGCAGGGGCACAGTTTGGGCActggtcccccctcccccccccacattgtTAGAGACCTTCTGCTGCTCCTGGACCAGCATCCACATAGTTCATGGTTTCCCTGGAAGGCCTGCAGTACCCTGATAGAGGACCTGCTTGTTAGCCAGGCCTtcaccagcagagggcagcactgCACTGAACACAGCTGCCTCACTCAGTGCCCGGGGGCCAGGGGGAGCCGTTGGATTTGAACTTGCTTCTAAGTCTGGGGTTCCTGAAAGCTCTTCACAGCAGAGCCCAGGGCCCCTCCCGCAACCAGGGCTCTCCCATACCGAGCAgcacctgcctccagcccagggaccctccagAAGGGGCTCTGCAGGAAGATGATCTCACCCCCAAAGCTACTTTCCTGGGGCTGGGGGATCTGAGCCAAGTGCCCACCCCAGGGAGCGTTCAGCTATTTACGGCCCCACCTGGGAAATGCTGCAGagcagcctggggcagcagcataGTCACTGTCCCCAGGAACTGGTAGATCCCCCAAGCCAGGAGCTGCCCATCTGCCAGGGAAGGATGTGGGATGTTTGCCCCCATTAGGGAGCTCCCTTGCCTGCTGGAGCAACAGACAGAGGGGAGAGCAGCAACAAGGTGCACTGGGAGTGAGACACCCCAGCCCCGCATCAATCCCTAAAGCCCTCTCTACACCCCAGCCCACTTCCATTTGAGGGAACACGAGTGCCGAACGCCAGGCAGGCGGTGCCGGGCTTTGATCACTGGATGAAAAGCTCAGGCTATGCTGACTGCAGCTGGTTCCCATCCAGTTACCGCTGTGAGGGGGAGAGGGCTGGTGAGCTGCCAACTGTGGACATGCATGTGCCAGGGCAGCCTgggaccccacctccaccccaacacCCATCTCCTCACCTCCTGCACCAGGAAGGCCTCTTGCATGATCTTGGGGTTCAGCGCCCTCAGCCTCTCCATGGTCTCGTATTGCCCCTGGCAGGACTTGAGCTTCTCGGAGGAGCCGAGCGTGTGTTTCAGCAGCACCAGGCCGACCCGGAACAGGATCTTCACCCCTGGAAGAGCAGAGCCGCCTGCTGGTTAGCACCCGCACAGCCCCAGCGCTCGGCCAGCTGCCGTCAGCCTCCAATAGCCTCCACAGGCTGCAGCATGGCATGCTGGGACAGGACACTCTGAAGGGGACAGTGAGTACAACAGTGACAGTTTAGGGCAGTGACCCTCTGAGCTGCCCCCATGCTCGCCAATGGGCAGTCTGGGGTTTATGGCTGGCAGGAGGTTTCTCAGAGCCAGAGACACAAAGGCTTAGATAGGAGGGGAAGATTCAATGAttgctcccctcctctctcccaccaactCCCAAACCTAAAATTTACCCGGCCCACTGCCCCATTTGCCATAGGAGTGACGTGTGGGCCCTGAGTCCCAAACCAATGTCTTGCTAGTGACCTGACACCAGCCTGGTcccagctggaaacaaggaattACCAGCAACTGCTTCATGGACACAATCCCCCAAGAGCAGGCTGCAGGGCAGCACCCTTCTTCCAATGGCTCCCCTGTCCTGTGCTACATTAGCCCAAGTATCAACCAGATCGCCTGGCAGCCTGGAGCCCAGTGCCCAATGCATCTTCCCAGGCACTGCTGCCAGGAAAATCATCTCTTCTCAGAATCTTGATCTGCAGAGGTGCAAGAGACAAGCACCCCCAGGGCCCAGCTGAGATTACACGGGAGCTGCCCCCAAATTTAGCTCCAGCTTGAAGTAGCAACCTAGTGGTGTGCTTTGAAATACTGTTTGTCAGAGAGCTGGCTCCTTGGCTGCCTCCTCTACACCTGCCAGCGCTCTCCCCCCGGTAGCTCCTTTGGGCAGTCTGAAGCCAGCCTGTacagagaccccagctgagatcaaggccccatggCGCTGGACATGAGACACAGccagagacaatccctgccctggagaaGTGATGATCTGAACAGGCGAGGCAGGAAGAGGATCCAGGGGAACTGAAGAGCCCAAGGTCACAGCAAGGCAGGAGCAGAAACGACCTCACTCCTTGcaatccagtgctctatccactgcaCCATACTgcctccccaacacacacccaaCCCCTACTGAAACACATGGCCAGGACACAGCCTGCCTGGGGAGCAAGGCCAAATCGTGCCCTGGTAACCCTcatggcaggctcagggttgGGTAACCACAGCTCAGACTGACCCCATCTTCTACTTCTCACACAGCTCAGACACAGCCTCTGTGCTGGGGACTGCCTTTCAGATCCATCCATGCCAAGCTATACCCAGCCACAGCAtggcccccccacacctccctacCAGCCGTAGGCCACAATCCAGTCCTGCTGCACACCCCGTCCACAAACGAGCAGGGAAGCTGCAGCACCTCTGCCCAGTAATTATCACTCGGAGGCAGAAAGCACCAGCAGGTGCTCAGAGCTGGTTGTTTTCCTGGGCTCTGACAGACGGAGAACCCTCCTGCAGTGCCAATGCCCTCGAACAGGGGCAGCCCTGGCAGGTTTTTTAGGTACACAGAGAGGATAATAAACCAGCACGACTcatccagggctggggcagatgcaCCATCGCAGGCGATGTTTGTCAGCCAGACTGGACGTGGAGCTATGGAATCTGCTCTAGTTCGAACAGGCGTTATTTCGGGGGAGTTCTAGGGCCTGTGTTCCACAGGAGGGCACTGATCATTGACTCAGCTCAGGCGTGAACGCCTCGCTCTCCCCACAGGCATCACCCTCCTGTCCTAACAGGGGTCTCTCCACTGATGTCTCCCCGAAGGAGGGTCAGGGCCCCCCAAGCTTAGCCCAAGGGCACGGCTTAGCAGCAGCAGCGTGAAGACAAAGGGCATATTCAGAGCCCTCTCTGGAGGGGGGTGCGCAGCTAGAGCCCTCagcagagggagggagacagacttGTGGCCGCCTACGTCATTCTCAAGCTTCAGCTCCAAGTGAAGAGGGGGCAGTGTGGAGAGCACAGTGAAcctggtgcagggagccaggctggcagcaggggcaggagggagtggagCAAGTCTGGACATGCATCACGTTGGGCCCAGTCAGACCTTGGCCATGGTGAATGTTCACCTCTGCCTCCCTGGGGAGCCCTTTGAGGATGAGGGGCCCTGCATCTCCTACCCAGCGGCCAGACTTGGGGTCACTGCTTCCAGAGAGACGGCTCTCCACAGCTGCCCGTGAGCACCAGAGCTGGAGGATGCGGCCAGAACAAACCAGAGCTCCCATGCAGCCCTGACAGAGAGCAGACACAGCGATGAGCCAGCCCCGGCAGGGATGAGTTCACAAGGCAGCTCAGCCAGGCCACAGTACCAACTCCAGGGACCCTGAGGAGGGAACTCTCTGCTCCCCAGCGCTCAGGGTGACGGGGGAAGGCGAGAGCCCAGCCTTTTGGAACAAAGATCCTCAGTGTCATGGGGACAGGAAGGGCCTGGGATGCTGGTGGATGGAGTACGTGGGATCCTGCTCCTCCTCCGGCCCTGTCCAGCATGGGCAATGCCCAGCACTAGTGTTCTGTATCCCCACGTTAAACAGCCAATCCAGTTTGTTCCTGGACAGAGGCTCCGGTCCTTCCAGGAGTGAGACCAAAGAGCAGCTGTGGCCCAGCTGAACCTGCCAGAAAGCAGCTCCCACTGCATTGTCACCTGCCAGCACAGGCCAGCTGAGCAGGTGTGTTGGTTTCATCATTTCCACTTCTGGAGCCAAAGATCTCTGAGTATTTGGTTACAGACGGAGAAACTGAGGCGGAGAGGcagccagtggcagaggcaggaacagaaccAGGCCCAATGGGTTAGAATGCTACGTCGGGGCCATGAGAGCATGGCTCTCTTCAGTGCAGACAGCTGAACTGGGGGCCAGGCTGGCAAGTCCCCCAGATGCCCCCAAGCTAGGTCCCAGTCTGGAAGGCTCCACCCCAGGAGCACAGAGCAACCCGGGGGCCCCGTGCGCTACCTTCACAGAAGAACATGTCCCAGACACGCAGCACGGAGCTCCATGGCAGGGTCCTGGAGAAGGCACACATGAACCACTCCGTCATGTACAGGATGGGGTCGATCTTCTGCTTGCTCAAGTGCTTGTAAGCCAGGGGTGCGAACCGGTGCAGCAGTGAGAAGAGGATCTCCCCATCCAGCTGGATGGCCTCCTGCAGGGAGAGCGGCAGATtatgggaggggagaggtgctgcTGGGGCGCACCAGGGATGGGCCATCCCTTCCAAACAGTGCCCACCTGCCATCCACACACACATGGTCACCAAGACACAGCCAAACAGCTGCCATCCGCCAGCGACAACCCAACgggagaggcagggccaagtGCACCAGCTCGCAGCTGGCTACGGTGGTGCTACCATGCTCCAAGTTACTGGGCTTTGCATTTCTCACCCTCTCCAGCTGGGATCCTGACaggctgctgagccagaggctgggtATTTGGGGCTGACCCCAAGTGCCAAGAGGAAGATGCGaacagctgtgaaggcagcatgccaccagcagcagcacagaagtaagggtggcaatggggcactaaGTCTGCTGGGGAAAGTGATATTAAgtttctttgcatccctccagcATTAACacagtaactagttaaaaaaaataatttgtgctTATAACTattcaataaaaatgtattttagttttaatttaaaagtggTGAGAAAAGGTAAATTAAGTTTAAACAAGAAGTTTATAAGTTTAGCATGTAAactagtgttaaatataaaaatgcatttttaatttagaagGGAGGTGgacgcactcagaggcttgctgtgtgaaaggggctgCCAAGACAACGTTGGAGAACCACTGGCCCAGGTTCACATGCACCCCGCAGCTGGGTCAGCATCACCCACATTGTACAGGAGGGAACAGAGGCGGGGGGGTGAGCAACTTGCTATGGTCAGCGGGCATCCAGTAGAGCCAGAAATTGGACCCAGAGCTACAGAGTCCCAGTCCATGGCCATCCTTCCTAGTCCACTCTACATGGCTGCTGGAGCTCggtctccagggctgcccagccaGAGGCGTGTCCCACCAGTGCAGAAACACACTGGGAAACCCCAGTCCCCCTGcaactcccctccctctccttggAGTGACCCACTCCTGATGCATATGGGGAACACGCTGCCCTTCTAGCGGGAGCAGATACTGCAGAATGGGAAGGGGGAGGATAGAAGGGGTTTGGACTCCAGCAGACAAGCCAGTCCTTGCTAAGAGGCTCTGGTGCAAGCCCGTGGCCCTGCCCACGGTAGCAATGCAGTCTAAGTGAGGTAGCCAGGGCCACGTGTGGTGGGAGGGGACTGGCAGGACTtctgtttggggagggggagaaatgggaGCCTGTGAACAGAGCCTTCTGCTGTGTCAGACAAAATCTCAGTATGTGAGAATGGGATTCACGCTCTGCTGCAGCTACACACATAGATCAGCTACTGCGAGCACACGGGAcctggctcccccacccccacgagCCACCTCCCCAATGTGCAATCACTGCCCCAGGCTGGACATTCTAAGCCACAGGCTTCTGACAGGCCATGGAAAAACCCAAAGCAGCTCTCCATGGGTGCTCTAGACACCCCCGTGCTGGCCATGGAGCAGCTGCTCCCGGCCTAGCCACAGAGCTGGTTTTGGAGGCTGAAGCATCCACCTGCCTCTCTGATCCATCCAGGACAGGCCCTTTCTGGACTAACCCGACACGCAGCTCAGCACCACCTGAGGCACCTGTGCAGAACAGCCTCTGCACACAGCCTGGCAAGGCAGGGCCAAGGAAGCAGCATCCCCAGGGTACAGGGAAGAACCGAGGCCCAGCAACAGTCCCGCAGAGCTGGGGACTGAACACCCGTCTGCCAGCCCAGGGCCTAACCCTGCGGCCACCCTCCCTCTGGAGCAGGTGGCCCAACAGGCCCTTTGCTACAGAGCCTCCGCACTCGACTCTCTCCGGGCTCTGCTCTGGTAGACCGTGTccacctgcagcccctggtgACTATCGCAGGCAGAGGAAGCCAACTGTCCTCCTCCTACTGACCCAGGCAGCTACCAGCTGCTTTCTGGGGAGCAGGCTCAGAGGgacctctccctcccacccaccctcactcactcaccagCTTCTCGCTGTAGTAGCCGGGGAGGTACTTCTCGCAGATCTGCACCAGGCACCAGAAGGCTTGCTGCAGGAGGGAACGGGCCGTCAGTGCAGCACAGGGCGGCGCGCGCTGCAGCCCTGCTGGAGATGCCCTCCCTGCACTCTCTgctgtcagtgcagccccaggccCCCCGCTTGCCAGCGCTGCTCATCCCAAGCCATGGGGCCCAGCAAGGGGAAACAGCCCTAGGGGCACCCTGCTTCTGTGTAGCTGTACTGCTGTGcctcaaagcagggccagcctgcccccttccctgcggCCATGCAGCAAGCTGCCCCCGGGCCCTCACCATCCCTCTGCCAGGCCTGCCCAGAGGCACCTCATTCCCGGTTTGCAgagggctgggcacccagctcctaCCCATCAGTGGGAGCCCGGGTTGAGCACACCAGGCTGGTCAGTGACGTGGCGGGGACCTGTCTGAGATGAGAAGGGCTCAGGGGACAGAGCCCCAGGAAGTTCAAGGCTGTGCCCCATGCTGTGCAGCCCAGACACACACGTGGCCGCGCTCCAGGAGGAGTTTATTAATCCCAGCTCTCCACTAGCGGTTGTTACCAGCCGAACCCCAGCACCTCACGGAGGTCAGGCTCactatccccattctacagagggGAAaggtcttgcccaaggtcacccagcagcagagctgggcacagaacccaggtctgagtcccaggccagcacaTGAGCCATTATGCCACACTGCCATAacccagagcagggggaggaaTGATGATGTCTCTGGTGCAGGGAAGCCCCATCCCCCGGAAGGCAGACAAAGCCCCTGTCATTCTCAGGAGTGGGGAGACGCGGCAGAGCATAAGCCAGAACCAATGCCTGTGGGATGCCTGCTTTAGGGTTCCCCTAGGCTGACTCCATACCCTCCAGGGCGCGGAGCACACGGCACTTCTGATACCTCTGTGGGGGggctctctctctgcctgttcaACTGAGCACTGGCCAGGCCATCCGCTTAACAAACGGGAGGGATTGGGGCCAGGGGGGTCCTTTCTGTGGAGAAAGGAACAAGCCCTACACGCCGTCTCCTTAGCTCAGCCTGAGCAGTCACCAGCCAGCCCTGGCACACATTACTGGGGAGAGGAGGATCTACAGTCAGCACCCAGTGAGATAGCCACCACTCGCTGGTgccccaggctggctggctgcaggccaATCCACATGCAAGCAAGGTTGTCTGCAGAGGCCAGACGTGTTTGGGTTTCCACCCGCTGAGAACAGACAAGGCAGCTACAGCAGCTCCTCCACCACAATCAAAAGTTGGGGAGACCCAACAGCCCATCCCCTACTGGCACAGGGTCCTGCAGTCCCTGGCGAACCCCCTAGGCGGCTACTCCACCCCTTGGGCTGAAAATGAGGGTAACCCCCCATTACGAGAGCTCCTTTCCCCTGCAACTCCTACTTCTAGGCACAACCAGCACCCCAGGGAAGGCCCCACTCGCTTGGGTTTGCTGCCAGggccccttgctctgcctctcCTCCTTGGGGGTGTCAGCCCTGCAGTCTCCAAACACAGCCAGGTCCTCgggcccttcccagccccctTGCTGGAGGGCTGGAGTCTCCAGAGAGGACAAGAGATCGCCTCTCCTTAGCACAGGTCAGATCCCGCTGGAGCATCGCTACCTGCCATTACACCAGACACCAGCCAACCCAGCCCTCGGGACAATCTGTCCAGGGAGCATGCAAGGAGGGCCAGGCTCTGCTGTGCTAGAAGATGCTCTCCCTGGGATCAGAGATCACTACAGGCAGCAGATCATCCCTGGGGCAGAAAGAAAGCAGGGACCCCTCCTCACTCCCTCACagctgctccacccccagcctccttGACCACCTCCAGGGAGCTAACTGGGATCTTCCCAGCGCAAGGCGGAACCGGTACCaacagggcagggggatgggccATGCTCTGGGCCTGCGTCCCTGGAGGCTGGGTGGGTGTGTCAGAGCCCTCCCCTGGC is a window from the Gopherus evgoodei ecotype Sinaloan lineage chromosome 13, rGopEvg1_v1.p, whole genome shotgun sequence genome containing:
- the TBC1D10A gene encoding TBC1 domain family member 10A isoform X2, whose product is MLNNWDKWMAKKHKKIRLRCQKGIPPSLRGRAWQYLSGGKVKLEQNAGRFDELDLSPGDPKWLDVIERDLHRQFPFHEMFVSRGGHGQQDLLRVLKAYTLHRPEEGYCQAQAPVAAVLLMHMPAEQAFWCLVQICEKYLPGYYSEKLEAIQLDGEILFSLLHRFAPLAYKHLSKQKIDPILYMTEWFMCAFSRTLPWSSVLRVWDMFFCEGVKILFRVGLVLLKHTLGSSEKLKSCQGQYETMERLRALNPKIMQEAFLVQEIIELPVTERHIEREHLIQLKKWKESHGELQCRSPPRLHGAKAISDSEPHSRKALDPSPSILLPPGQVLPLKGRKNKEKKRDQGKVRPANGPIPEENGAQAFVEPGASPHHQSKDSLSSCESEDTYL
- the TBC1D10A gene encoding TBC1 domain family member 10A isoform X1, coding for MAKSRGANGLGAPGSRESLAGAPGEAGAGDELSSLGSDSEINGGGGERRVDKFGFIVGSQSAEGPLEEVPLEVLRQRESKWLDMLNNWDKWMAKKHKKIRLRCQKGIPPSLRGRAWQYLSGGKVKLEQNAGRFDELDLSPGDPKWLDVIERDLHRQFPFHEMFVSRGGHGQQDLLRVLKAYTLHRPEEGYCQAQAPVAAVLLMHMPAEQAFWCLVQICEKYLPGYYSEKLEAIQLDGEILFSLLHRFAPLAYKHLSKQKIDPILYMTEWFMCAFSRTLPWSSVLRVWDMFFCEGVKILFRVGLVLLKHTLGSSEKLKSCQGQYETMERLRALNPKIMQEAFLVQEIIELPVTERHIEREHLIQLKKWKESHGELQCRSPPRLHGAKAISDSEPHSRKALDPSPSILLPPGQVLPLKGRKNKEKKRDQGKVRPANGPIPEENGAQAFVEPGASPHHQSKDSLSSCESEDTYL